The genomic interval NNNNNNNNNNataataataataataataataataataataataataataataataataataataataataataataataataataataataataataataataataataataacaacaacaataataacaataaataaaaataataaataaaaataataaaattattttaataaataaaattatataaatataataaaacaaaatatatttaattaaaaaaaaacatcaaaattatatgtgttaaaacaaataacgtgttatattattttaacaactcccaCCTAATTTGTAGATAAGTTAGCAACTTAACAACTCTCCTCTAATTTTTGTTatgatctaataaaaaaaaagtaaattatattaataataataaataaaatatattaaattaaagaaaaaaaacataaatgtgaatgaatatttttcaatatcttTATACgtcgttatttttttattcaatttaatatattttgtttgattttattaatacaatttattattattattattattattattattattattatcattattatttatttattagatctagagaaaagataaaattgttaataaaatacaattaaattactaatttatctacaagataagagaaaattgttaaaataatataacatttgttttgatatatttactcaatcacattaattttgatgtatttttttttctattagatgtatttttttgttaatataattttgtttttttaaatattttttatttattaaattaacaactatttttttattgaaataaaaaaaaattatagatggTCACATGTTGAGAATGCAAATTTTTTcagtaaaaaattatcattcacATAATCTTAGAATAATACGCGActatatgaaataaataaaaaaattatataaattttaaggtaaaatataataaagaattttaaataaaaatataatattaataaaaaaatcaggaTTTTTTATGTGAGATTTTTTCCTGTGATATTTTCGGTGCTGTCCCAAAGTtataaacataaaacatttaatttgtGATATTCTTCATCACCTGTATATTGACGGTTTATTCATTCTTTTCACAGTTCATCGAAACTTAAGAAACTACAAGCTccccataaaaaaaaaaaaggaaaaactaCAAGCTCATCTCACAACTATCAGGGTAATggttaaattaattttggtaTAAGGTAATGGTTAGATTTTTTaaacttgaaaaataattattaaatcttGAACGAgatttaatatttaacaaataataaaagataccgggtaaaaaaaaataattttgcgTTATCATCAGCATGCCATCATAAAACAGTATTAAGATATGTTTCAATAACATATTTGCATCATACACATTCAAGTTTTAAAATGTATACCAATGTAAATAAAGTGTACTGGAATAAGAATTTTGTAACCAATAAAACAAAGTCCAATTCATATTGATATTGAGTTTCAAATAATTTACACTTTATAGAACGATaataattatgttaattattttttttgaatttatttattataaaaacttgtatttataaaaaaaataaagaaaagttatttttattatatattttaatttataacagtttcattaattaaaaaaattgttatttaaaaaatcaaaatgccATTTCAGTCTGATTGCATTAAAATTATcaacttcttttatttttgatttttttaaattaaattatgtttggaaacatttgtaattttatttaaataaataaatgaaaactgattttagtttgcattaaattttgatcaaatcattttgcaattaaaattatttattacattataCTCCTAAAACAACTaaagtattattttattctGAATGCATTAAAACGTTTGcaattttttgaaaacaactaaaatatttcaaacgttttcgtttttatttaaaacaactaaaatatcattttagaaatgttaccaattttttatttaaaatatttttattgaaatttattcaaaaactctattattttgatttaaaaaataaaaagccaTCTTCTGTCTGAATgcattaaatttttatcaatttattttatatttttcttgtgtccattttatttataaaaaaaaaaactaaaatgtcaTTGTTGTTTGAATGCATtagttttttaatcaataataaaatttcaaaaactttgaattatttcatatatttcacaatttttattaaattatatttcaaattttttgactGCATTAAAATTTTCTCATTAACGTTTTTGTTtgtcaataaatttttaaaaaattgacaagatacaattttttgtcaaaaaaataaaaataaaaatttgaataccTATCACAATATGAAAATTATGTAATAATCTTATGAGTATAACATGATTTGTTCATTCACTCTGTAAAAAACATTTGATttgttcttttgtaaaaaatacttaactttgttttttactcaaaatacataatttctttaaatatgaGAATAATGTCCtgtaacaaaatacaaaaagaaaataaacaatttcCTAATAGAGAAACttgatttgtaaaaaaaaaagtataaaatgatttagttgattttgtaaaaaaaaaatgatttgtttttggtgataaaaaatgaataacaaGAAACTAAGTTGATATACGCgtattttttccaaaaaaataaataaaataatgtacgGTGTATCAACTAGATTCGCTTaacttgattttttaatttaaatttaaaaaagaagaaaaatagttTTGTGCAACGCTGCGTTTAAGGGATATACGTGATAGAAGAATCAGGAACGTGAGAAGCGGCTGATATTGGGTTAGAGTTAGAGAGAGTAGTTGTTCTTATTTCTTCCGATATCGTTATCGTCTTCTTCTTCCAACCAATCTTCTCTTAGGGTTTCTACTCTCCTCTTAGGGTTTTTACTGTTCGCCATAACATTCGTAGATCGCACAATTTTCCCTTTCCAAGGTAACTTATTCGATTCATTTCATTCTAATTCCAATTGTTCACCTCTTTCGTTCTAAGAACTAACACTTGCTGATTTATTTGTGGAAAATTTGCACgtcttattcattttttattttgttttattcaatTCACgatttgttggttttatttgatttgatcgGTGCTTAGGGCTCTTCACTGTGTGATTGTTATTAGAGTGAATAAACACTTAGTTttggatattattttgtttttttttttcgaatgGAAGATTGTTAAAGTGGTTTCTATGGTTATGTGATTTGAGTATATGTTGATGAATTGAATTGGCTTGTAACGTGTTGTGAAAGTGTGATGTGAACTATTTTATTTCAGGTGTGTTTTGTTTGTGTTCTATATGGTTGGTGATAAATGCTAATGGTTGGAATGTCGAACAATTTGGTTTCGGAGCCAATTACCAGCAAGCAGATGGCTCAACTGGAGCCGATTATGAACAGAGTTGATTCGTCGGGTAGACAGATGGAAATGGGACTATTGCGTCCTGTGTCCAGTGATTCCATGTCACAGCATCGGGGAACCTCAAATGGTGAACCGATGTCTTTAGGCTTACCACTTTCTAACCGGCAGAATGGCCGTGTAGAAGTGCAGGATGGTAATATGGGAATGCATCGGCTTCTTCTGCCGAACAAACAATCCATGCAAATGGGGATGATGTCAAATCATTTGGGGCCACATCAATTGTCAGCCGCTCATAAGCGGAAAGCAGCAACAGAACTGTCTTCCGGTAAGAGGGGGGCACCAATAGGACCCAGGCCTTGGGTGCAGCAAGGATCCAACAAAGGTTCTCCACAGATGCAATCCCCATCAAATGCTTCTAGGATGCAGCATTCGGCAGCATCTAGTAAGAGAAAAGCACAAATGGATTCCACCAACAAATCTGGGACTCCTCGGTCGTCAAATTCTAAAAGTCAGAATGCACAGATGAAAGGATCCTCCAAGGTTCAAACTGAATCATCTGAGAGTGTTAGGTCTAAGATGAGAGAGTCATTAGCTACTGCTCTGGCGTTGGTATCCCAGCAAGATAAACCTCCGGTCTTAAGTGATAATAAACCAAACCATACTGCCAACAGCTCACAATGTGCTGGTTCAGCATCCGCATCCGCTGACACTGCTCCGGAGCAAAGGCAGGAAATTTGTCAATCTGTTAATTCCTCTTTTTCTGTGGCTGGTTCCGTTGACCATGTGATGGGAGAGCACATGAATAGTACATCTGGTGAAGATTTTTCTGAGAAACCCAAGTATTATGAATCGGGATTCCCAAATGTGTCAAACAGTGAAGATATACTGAGTTCTGATAAGCAAGATTTCCAGTCTAGCTACATTTTGACTACTGATGATGTTCCTTTCAGTGACAGTTTCTTTGTGAAAGATGAACTTTTGCAGGGAAATGGTCTGTCCTGGGTATTATCTGATATTGTGGACATGGAAGATCAAAGGGAAAGTCAAACTGTTATAGAGAAGAAATTGGAACCCGAGGAAGCAGGTGGAGTTTGTAGGGAAGTGGTCCCTTTACCTGAACTTTTAGCATCAAGGATAGAAGCAGAGCTCTTCAAACTGTTTGGAGGTGTGAATAAGAAATACAAAGAGAAGGGAAGGTCTCTTTTGTTCAACTTGAAAGATCGCAATAATCCTGAACTCAGAGAAAGGGTTATGTTTGGTAAAATTGCTCCAGAACAATTATGTTCCATGACTGCAGAAGAACTTGCTTCAAAGGAGCTTTCTGAGTGGCGGATAGCCAAGGCCGAGGAGCTTGCTCAAATGGTGGTTTTACCTGATTCAGATGTTGATATTAGACGCCTAGTCAGGAAAACACATAAAGGTGAATTTCAAGTAGAAGTTGAACATGAAGACAATGTTCCAGTGGCAGAGGTGTCTGGTGGTACCACATCCATTGCTCGAAGCCAAACAGTTAAAAAGGACGTGGAAGCCACTTCGTCTCCCAAACCTGATGTAAGCAAAAGCAATGTAAACAATATCAATGAAAAAAGCAACTTACAGACGGATAATCAATTTTCCATTACCATTTCTTCCAATGATGGGACTGATCCAATGCAAGGGCTTATGACAGATGATGCATTAAAGGACCCTGACTTTCTTCCACCAATTGTATCTCTTGATGAATTCATGGAATCCCTTGATTCTGAGCCACCGTTTGAAAACTTACCTGTAGAGTCTGGAAAAGCACCTATCTCAGACAAGGATGTTTCTGGGGTTGGATCTAAATCCAAATCTTCTGATTTAACTCCAAGCGATGTCAGTGCTAATAAGTCAGATAAGCTTCAAAACACACTTTTAAGCACATATGATGAAGAGGAAAAAAAAGCTAATGCAGAATCAGGGTCCATTTTGTCTGATACAAAACACGGTGAAAGTCAATCTGACATGAATCTGACTGATGGTCATACCAAGGAAATGTCAATCGATGGCACAAAGTCAATTTCCAGTGATGCTAAGTTGAGAGCCAGTCAGTTGCACACAGAAGAGAAATATGGCAAGGAAAATGCATATTCAAAAACTACAGCCCCCATTAAGGGTGAGTGCTTCTGGGAGGGAATGCTTCAGCCGAATATCTCAACCACTGATTCAGTCATAAGCATCTTCAAAAGGTAGTCTACTAACAGTTTTGAGTACATTTTCACGATAATTGTTCCTTTGCTCTGAACTCAATCCTAATAATGTGATAACTTACGGAGACAATACTATTTAATAGTTGCCCTTCAATTTTTTAGCTTCTTTTAAGCAGCTAGCTTCAGTTATGTTTTAGAGCAATTCGATTATAGAAGATTGTTGTTGTTTCGGACAACTTTCTTAAATGTTAAGTAGTCATGTTTATTTCAgagt from Cicer arietinum cultivar CDC Frontier isolate Library 1 chromosome 5, Cicar.CDCFrontier_v2.0, whole genome shotgun sequence carries:
- the LOC101507926 gene encoding uncharacterized protein yields the protein MLMVGMSNNLVSEPITSKQMAQLEPIMNRVDSSGRQMEMGLLRPVSSDSMSQHRGTSNGEPMSLGLPLSNRQNGRVEVQDGNMGMHRLLLPNKQSMQMGMMSNHLGPHQLSAAHKRKAATELSSGKRGAPIGPRPWVQQGSNKGSPQMQSPSNASRMQHSAASSKRKAQMDSTNKSGTPRSSNSKSQNAQMKGSSKVQTESSESVRSKMRESLATALALVSQQDKPPVLSDNKPNHTANSSQCAGSASASADTAPEQRQEICQSVNSSFSVAGSVDHVMGEHMNSTSGEDFSEKPKYYESGFPNVSNSEDILSSDKQDFQSSYILTTDDVPFSDSFFVKDELLQGNGLSWVLSDIVDMEDQRESQTVIEKKLEPEEAGGVCREVVPLPELLASRIEAELFKLFGGVNKKYKEKGRSLLFNLKDRNNPELRERVMFGKIAPEQLCSMTAEELASKELSEWRIAKAEELAQMVVLPDSDVDIRRLVRKTHKGEFQVEVEHEDNVPVAEVSGGTTSIARSQTVKKDVEATSSPKPDVSKSNVNNINEKSNLQTDNQFSITISSNDGTDPMQGLMTDDALKDPDFLPPIVSLDEFMESLDSEPPFENLPVESGKAPISDKDVSGVGSKSKSSDLTPSDVSANKSDKLQNTLLSTYDEEEKKANAESGSILSDTKHGESQSDMNLTDGHTKEMSIDGTKSISSDAKLRASQLHTEEKYGKENAYSKTTAPIKGECFWEGMLQPNISTTDSVISIFKSGEKTSAKDWPGFLEIKGRVRLDAFEKFLLQLPQSRTRAIMVSHFVSKGLTPEEQSTLREVADSYIVDERVGFAEPVPGVELYFCPPHKNTVEMLSKILPKEQIEAVKSIDNGLIGFIVWRKTNITSISPTAQSHHKHSSKKPYLSRRQQETNVNANSTHKVAPSTGFKTTESALPDDDDEDDVPPGFGPPVARVEDDLPEFNFSGSSIPSSHLVQKPMGPTMVPSHSVNQTPSRPAQQMRELVHKYGQNKTNVSSVNWPDKFGGSIQPWNDDDDDIPEWQPQLSQNQFPPQQTMHNFHLRPHIVNQSFAGLPQQQIMPTQYLQTPMNVTHVQRNFGPQWGASIQGNNIQQNSAPPYGTPAWSQHVSRNRGL